The following proteins are co-located in the Candidatus Methylomirabilota bacterium genome:
- a CDS encoding rhomboid family intramembrane serine protease, with protein MKRSSGATWTERAFDPANSSSGSQKPGRQPDKLARRIHGAPAMILPLGDAPNPRGTPYLTYALILVNCAVFLLITLPLSARAPDLNDPLLLEYVRVVAPSLPSQVPLEGFLRQISSYDLFVFHYGFRPAAPHLVTLFTTMFLHAGFLHLFGNMLFLWIYGDNVEHRLGRVPFLFWYLATGVAATLFHTLFAAGSPLPLIGASGAISGVLGFYFIWFPRNTVRLLFVFFPFFMNVITVPARFVLGFYLLVDNLLPFLITRGMEGGGVAHGAHIGGFLGGLAIAWYMDRREVVGRPEEYRKVRAASQAGETPPHPIAQALASGDYADAAETYFALDPDKTRRALTPEDSLALADWLQRNGRHRAALTVYRRHLRDYPHGPGAAEAHVGAGLVQLTFLDQPTPAYQHFLDALDLDPSPETAARARAALETIAARQKFQVRRPRN; from the coding sequence GTGAAAAGATCTTCTGGTGCGACCTGGACCGAGCGGGCTTTCGATCCCGCCAACTCGTCCTCCGGATCACAAAAGCCAGGGCGACAGCCTGACAAGCTGGCTCGCCGCATTCACGGAGCGCCAGCCATGATCCTGCCGTTAGGCGATGCACCGAATCCGCGTGGTACGCCGTATCTCACGTATGCGCTCATCCTGGTCAACTGTGCCGTGTTCCTGCTGATCACCCTGCCGCTCAGTGCGAGAGCACCGGATCTGAACGACCCACTGCTCCTGGAGTACGTCCGCGTCGTGGCGCCGAGCCTGCCAAGCCAGGTCCCATTGGAGGGGTTCCTGCGTCAAATTTCCTCGTACGATCTCTTTGTCTTTCATTACGGCTTCCGGCCGGCAGCCCCGCACCTGGTCACCCTCTTCACGACGATGTTTCTGCATGCCGGCTTCCTCCATCTGTTCGGCAACATGCTCTTTCTATGGATCTACGGGGATAATGTGGAACACCGGCTGGGCCGCGTGCCCTTTCTGTTTTGGTATCTGGCGACCGGGGTGGCGGCCACGTTGTTCCACACGCTCTTTGCTGCCGGTTCACCGCTGCCGCTGATCGGGGCATCGGGGGCCATTTCAGGCGTGCTGGGATTCTATTTCATCTGGTTTCCGCGCAACACGGTCCGGTTGCTATTCGTCTTCTTCCCCTTCTTCATGAACGTGATTACTGTCCCAGCTCGCTTCGTGCTGGGATTCTACTTGCTGGTGGACAACCTGTTGCCCTTTCTCATCACACGCGGTATGGAAGGGGGCGGGGTGGCGCATGGCGCCCACATCGGGGGCTTTCTGGGTGGACTGGCCATCGCATGGTATATGGATCGGCGCGAAGTCGTCGGGCGCCCGGAAGAGTACCGAAAGGTGCGCGCCGCCTCACAGGCTGGGGAGACACCCCCGCACCCCATTGCACAAGCGCTCGCCAGTGGCGACTACGCAGATGCGGCAGAGACGTATTTCGCGCTTGATCCAGACAAAACGCGACGTGCGCTGACGCCAGAAGATTCGCTTGCGCTGGCCGACTGGCTCCAACGCAACGGACGCCATCGTGCCGCGCTCACTGTATATCGACGCCACTTGCGCGACTACCCGCACGGTCCTGGTGCCGCAGAAGCGCACGTGGGAGCAGGGTTAGTACAGTTGACGTTCCTCGATCAGCCGACGCCGGCGTACCAGCACTTCCTCGACGCACTCGACCTCGACCCCTCGCCCGAAACCGCAGCCCGCGCGCGTGCTGCACTTGAGACCATCGCCGCCC
- a CDS encoding CBS domain-containing protein — translation MIVQDHMTTKLITVKSNTSLWKAWEMMQTHRIRHLPVIEGKRLIGMITDRDLRQLMPSSLSPPEELERFQAWGTQVKIADVMSRKLFLVTPQTPTHEALRIILERRVGCTPVIRGSTLVGILTTRDLLWAMAGQLAPKAITPRKQQARRRASVRPRGTPPAKEKSRRR, via the coding sequence ATGATAGTCCAAGATCATATGACCACGAAGCTCATTACCGTCAAATCAAACACAAGTCTGTGGAAGGCTTGGGAGATGATGCAGACTCATCGGATCCGGCACCTTCCAGTGATCGAAGGCAAACGGTTGATTGGGATGATCACCGATCGGGATCTCCGGCAGCTGATGCCCTCGTCCCTCTCCCCGCCCGAAGAGCTAGAGCGATTTCAGGCCTGGGGCACCCAGGTAAAGATTGCTGATGTCATGTCCCGAAAGCTCTTCCTCGTAACTCCGCAGACCCCTACCCACGAGGCGCTACGCATCATATTGGAACGCCGCGTCGGCTGTACCCCGGTCATCCGCGGTTCAACCCTGGTGGGGATCCTGACGACCCGCGATCTGCTCTGGGCCATGGCGGGTCAGCTCGCGCCGAAGGCTATCACCCCGAGAAAACAGCAGGCTCGGCGACGTGCGTCTGTGCGGCCCCGTGGGACACCCCCAGCTAAGGAAAAAAGTCGACGCCGCTGA
- a CDS encoding BCAM0308 family protein, which produces MKRPSYGRKDRLIKEKRHDVYRARRKWPEPTVCTECGAVFVGGRWVWGKAPKEANLAVCPACRRIADNYPAGYIQIRGAFFKEHREEILGLIRNVETLEKAEHPLERSVSMTDGEAGTSVTTTGIHVARRIGEALARSYKGEFSFQYGESQMSITVHWTR; this is translated from the coding sequence ATGAAGAGACCCTCATACGGCAGAAAGGACAGACTGATCAAAGAGAAACGTCATGACGTTTACCGAGCACGCAGAAAATGGCCAGAACCCACTGTGTGCACTGAATGTGGTGCCGTGTTCGTGGGTGGTCGCTGGGTATGGGGGAAAGCACCAAAAGAAGCAAATCTAGCCGTGTGTCCGGCATGTCGGCGTATCGCTGACAACTACCCAGCAGGCTACATACAAATCCGGGGTGCTTTCTTCAAGGAACATCGCGAAGAGATCCTCGGTCTTATCCGTAACGTAGAAACGTTGGAAAAGGCCGAACATCCTTTAGAGAGGAGCGTGTCCATGACTGATGGAGAAGCAGGTACCTCGGTGACAACCACAGGAATCCATGTCGCCCGCCGAATTGGCGAAGCGCTGGCACGATCCTACAAAGGTGAGTTTTCTTTCCAATATGGCGAGAGTCAAATGAGTATTACAGTCCATTGGACGCGGTAA